The Dehalobacter sp. DCM sequence TTATGGGCGGGCTGCACAGTGGCTTACTTGATTTCCCGGATTGGACTCCGGAAAACTGCGCCAAATATGTGGAAGAGACTTGTAAGGCCAACGGCAAAATATCCTTCATTCCGTGTCTGACTTCCGGGCTGCCAATGAGCAACTTTCCTGGTGTTTATGAGTGTGTAAGCCAGGAAATCGACAAGATGAGTAAACTATTATTCTAGTTCACCAATAATCATTGATATAGGCTCCTTACTAAATCTGAGAATAGCTCCTTTCGGCAGTCCAAAAGCGGGGATTTGCCGGGAAGGAGTTATTTTCATAAAACAAGGTATAGCGTAGCCCTGCTTATTCATGTGTTTCGATCCAGTCATAAAATACTTATCTTCTGTAAGTTGTAACTCTTCGATAATTGGTGGTAAAATGGAATGTATCACTTTCGAATTCAATTTAGGGGGTAACGGCTATAAATACTTCAAATCCTTCAAATACTTCAAATCCTTCTGCAAGCGCATCCTCAAATTTTATACATAACATCATTCGGGAAGATTTAAAACAGGGTAAGAATAATAACCGGGTCCATACCCGTTTTCCGCCTGAGCCAAATGGCTATTTGCATATAGGACACGCCAAATCCATCTGTCTGAATTTCGGAACGGCTTTGGAATTCAATGGTCTATGCAATCTAAGGTTTGATGACACGAATCCAAGTAAAGAAGAAACCGAGTTCGTCGAATCTATCCAGGAAGATATTCAGTGGCTCGGCTTTTCCTGGGATGACAGGCTTTATTATGCTTCGAATTATTTTGAGACCCTGTACGGCTTTGCCGTTAAATTGATTGAAAAAGGACTTGCTTTTGTGTGTGACTTATCGCCGGAGGAAATGCGTCAGTATCGCGGAACGCTGACTGAGGCCGGTAAGGAAAGCCCCTACCGTAACCGCTCGGTTCAGGAAAATCTGGAGCTGTTCCAGAAGATGCGAGCCGGTGAATTTGCCAACGGCGAAAAGGTCCTAAGAGCCAAAATCGATATGAGCTCGCCCAACTTAAATATGCGGGACCCGGTCATCTATCGGATCATGCATGCAACACACCACCGGACAGGAGATCAATGGTGCATCTATCCGATGTACGACTTTGCCCATCCGTTATCGGACGCGATTGAACACATCACGCATTCGGTTTGTACGATGGAGTTCGAAGATCATCGGCCATTGTATGACTGGCTGGTGGATCACCTGATTGAAGGAGACCGGCCGAGACAGTATGAATTTGCCCGTCTGGACCTAACCAATACAGTTATGAGCAAAAGAAAGCTGCGGCAGCTTGTTGAAGGCGCCTATGTATCTGGTTGGGACGATCCCCGTATGCCGACACTCTCCGGACTGAGGAGGAGAGGTTATACGCCGGAAGCGATTCGCGATTTTTGTGACCGAATCGGTGTTGCCAAAGCCAATAGCACCGTCGACGTGACGTTGCTGGAGCACTGTCTGCGTGAAGATCTGAATGCCAAAGCCCGGCGGGTTATGGCTGTTCTGAATCCGCTTAAAGTGGTTCTCATTAATTACCCGGAAGACAGTGAGGAATTCCTGGAAGCAGAGAACAATCCTGAAGATCAGGATGCCGGCAGCCGACTGATCCCGTTTTCCAGGACACTTTATATTGAACAGGAAGATTTTATGGAAGACCCTCCAAAGAAATTCTTTCGGCTTTCGCCTGGCAATGAAGTCCGCTTAAAACATGCCTACATTATCAAATGTGAACGTGTTGTAAAAAATGAAAACGGGGATATAACGGAAATTCACTGTACCTATGACCCGGATACAAAGAGCGGGGGACCTAACAGCGCGAAAAAAGTTAAAGGAACACTTCATTGGGTATCCGCTGTCCATGCTGCAGATGCCGAGATTCGTCTTTATGATTACTTGATACGGGATGACAATGAATCACTCACCGATGAAAGTGAAGAAAATGATGCTGAGAACTCAGCAGCCAAAGATGACTTTCTTTCCAGAATCAATCCCGAATCAATACAGGTATTAACGCATTGTAAAGTGGAACCGGGCTTAGCGGATGCCGAAC is a genomic window containing:
- a CDS encoding glutamine--tRNA ligase/YqeY domain fusion protein — encoded protein: MNTSNPSNTSNPSASASSNFIHNIIREDLKQGKNNNRVHTRFPPEPNGYLHIGHAKSICLNFGTALEFNGLCNLRFDDTNPSKEETEFVESIQEDIQWLGFSWDDRLYYASNYFETLYGFAVKLIEKGLAFVCDLSPEEMRQYRGTLTEAGKESPYRNRSVQENLELFQKMRAGEFANGEKVLRAKIDMSSPNLNMRDPVIYRIMHATHHRTGDQWCIYPMYDFAHPLSDAIEHITHSVCTMEFEDHRPLYDWLVDHLIEGDRPRQYEFARLDLTNTVMSKRKLRQLVEGAYVSGWDDPRMPTLSGLRRRGYTPEAIRDFCDRIGVAKANSTVDVTLLEHCLREDLNAKARRVMAVLNPLKVVLINYPEDSEEFLEAENNPEDQDAGSRLIPFSRTLYIEQEDFMEDPPKKFFRLSPGNEVRLKHAYIIKCERVVKNENGDITEIHCTYDPDTKSGGPNSAKKVKGTLHWVSAVHAADAEIRLYDYLIRDDNESLTDESEENDAENSAAKDDFLSRINPESIQVLTHCKVEPGLADAEPGSKYQFLRQGYFCADVKDHSHQKLVFNRVVGLRDSWAKMSK